The window GTTGCCTGCGCGCACGGCGCGGACTTGTTCACGAACTGCTCGGTGTGCTCCCCGAGGCGCGGCACTGCTCCGTGCACCTTCGGTACCCGGCCCTCGACCCGCCACGGCACGTGGTATCGGTGCCACGTGCCGATGACCTCACTGCGCTCGTCCTCCACGACCCCACGGCGGCGCGCCCTGTCGGAGTCGGAGGCGGTGTCGATGCGCTGCACCACGGCGGCGGCGTGGCCCGACGCGGCGAGCGCCGCGACGATGTCCTCGGCGGAGCGGACAGCGGACCATTCCGCGATCGGCTCGCCAGACTGTGGCCGCCACTCATCGTCGGTGAGCGACGCGGCGATCCACCGCGAGGGATCCGTTGTCGGCAGCACGACGGAGAGGGCGTCCGTCGCCTTGGTGCCGTCGCGCCACTGGGTGAAGGGCGCGAGTAGCTGCCAGGTTACGGCTTTGATCTGCGACACGGACACGTACGAGCCGAGCCCGGTCTGCTGCCGCCGGTGCAGTGCGGCGAGCAACCCGAGCAGCCCGGTCATGCCCCCGACGGGGTCACCCCAACCGGTCATGAGCATGCCGGTGATCTCACCGGGATAGCCCACCTGGGACTCGAGCCCCCCGAGGCCGGTAAAGACCGGCGCGTATCCGCGTAGTGACTCGCGGGGGTCGCCGGGGTGCAGTGTCGGCATGGAGAGCATGCACAGCGCGGGATTCCCCGCAGCCAATACGGCGTAGGACATGCCGAGCCGGTCGATCGCCCCAGGCGCCAGGTTCTCGACGATCACGTCCGCGCCGGCCGCGAGGGCTCGCGCAGCCGCGAGGCCATCGGGCGTGCGTAAGTCCAGTTCTACCGATTGTTTGCCGGCATTCAATTGGGCGAAGTACGGGTTGTCGGCGGCGGTCGCCCCCTCGATCTTTGCGCCGCAGTCCCGCGGAGCGGGGAGCTGGCGCACGGCGTCCAGGTGATCCCGCGACTCCACGCGGATCACCTGGCACCCCAGCGCCTGAAGGTATTGGCCCACCATCGGGCCACTCCAGTTCCCGCCGAACTCAAGCACCCGGAACATGGCTGGCCACCTCCGCTCCCACGACGAGCCACGGCAGTGGAAGTGCCGGTTGATCAGATATGGAAGCCCGGAGCAGGGGCAGGATTCCACCGAGATCCAGGTCGTCCATCTCAAGGAACGGCGAGCACACGACGCCATGCCGTTCCGCGTCGTCGAGAACCTCGCGCCGAGTCCGAGTGGCGGCCCATTCCCGCAGTTCGGCGACGAAGTCCTCGCGCTTGACCAGGCCGTCGCGATAGGTTGGGAACTTTTCCGCGAAACCTGGGGGCATCATCGCATGCAGCCTGGCCAGTTGCCCGGGCACGGTGACGTAGACGAGGGCGACTCCGTCCGTGCAGTCCAGCAACGCCCCGAGCGCGAGCGAGGAGCCCAGAGATCCCCGGCTCGGCCGCACGGTCGGCGTCCAGGAACCGCCGTACGCCCGTAGGAAGGTGTGATAGGTGCCTACCTGCGCCGTGACAACATCCGCCGTCGCGATGTCGACCGCTTGGGGCGCCGGGTCTCCGGTCCGGCTGAGCAGCGACCAGACCAGGGCGGTCGCGGCGTGAATGCCGGCAAGGGTCGCCCCCACTCCCCCGGGCAAGGGCAGGGGCGGAGCGCCGTCCCTGCCGAGGTCCCACATGATGCCGGACTCGGCGTCGACCAGGCCGGGCGCGGGGTTGGGATGGGCCTCTGTCAGGCCCAGGTCGGTGACGGCGACGTAGGGAACACCGGCACTGCGGCAAGCGGCCGCGAGCGCACCGACACCGCAGTCGTCGATCACCCCGTGCGCGGCCCCCAGCCGCGCCGCCCGCTCGGCGTCGTCAACCGGGTACGGCTCTAGCTTCTTGTGTTCGTCGCATTCGGTAAGAGCCGCGTCGCGTTCGCCCCCGAAATAGTCCCACCGGGTCACCGAGGCACCGAGCAGGGCGAGGGTCCGGCCGGCGAACCCACCCCGCAGTGAGGAGCTGACCTCGATGAGCTCGACGCCGTTCAACAGGTCCAGGCGGGGGGTGCTCACTGCGGGCATCCCGCCTGCTCCGAGCGCAGCCAGTCATCGCGCAGGGCGCGTTTGAGGATCTTGTTCGACTCGGTGCGTGGGAGCTCGTCCACGATCCGGATCTCGCGCGGTGCTTTGTAGTGCGCGAGCCGGGTCCGCACGTAAGAAGTGAGCTCCTCGGTTGACGTCCCGGTGCGGGCTTCGACGGCCGCCACCGGGACCTCGCCCAGCCGCTCGTCGGGAATGCCGAACGCGGCGGCCTCCAGGACGCTGTCGTGGGAGAGAAGTGCCTGCTCGATCTCGGCGGGGTACACGTTGAAGCCGCCGCACAGGATGAGTTCCTTGGATCGGCCGACCAGGTAGAGGTAGCCGTCCTCATCGAGATAACCGAGGTCGCCGGTCTCGAACCAGCCCTCCGCGTCGGCGCCCTGGTTTGACCCATCGGCGCCCGCCGCGGCGTAGCCCTTCATGCTGAACGGAGTGCGCACGACGACTTCCCCGGAGGTGCGCGCCGGCACCGGTCGCCCGGCCG of the Sporichthya polymorpha DSM 43042 genome contains:
- a CDS encoding CoA transferase; this translates as MSTPRLDLLNGVELIEVSSSLRGGFAGRTLALLGASVTRWDYFGGERDAALTECDEHKKLEPYPVDDAERAARLGAAHGVIDDCGVGALAAACRSAGVPYVAVTDLGLTEAHPNPAPGLVDAESGIMWDLGRDGAPPLPLPGGVGATLAGIHAATALVWSLLSRTGDPAPQAVDIATADVVTAQVGTYHTFLRAYGGSWTPTVRPSRGSLGSSLALGALLDCTDGVALVYVTVPGQLARLHAMMPPGFAEKFPTYRDGLVKREDFVAELREWAATRTRREVLDDAERHGVVCSPFLEMDDLDLGGILPLLRASISDQPALPLPWLVVGAEVASHVPGA
- a CDS encoding CoA transferase produces the protein MFRVLEFGGNWSGPMVGQYLQALGCQVIRVESRDHLDAVRQLPAPRDCGAKIEGATAADNPYFAQLNAGKQSVELDLRTPDGLAAARALAAGADVIVENLAPGAIDRLGMSYAVLAAGNPALCMLSMPTLHPGDPRESLRGYAPVFTGLGGLESQVGYPGEITGMLMTGWGDPVGGMTGLLGLLAALHRRQQTGLGSYVSVSQIKAVTWQLLAPFTQWRDGTKATDALSVVLPTTDPSRWIAASLTDDEWRPQSGEPIAEWSAVRSAEDIVAALAASGHAAAVVQRIDTASDSDRARRRGVVEDERSEVIGTWHRYHVPWRVEGRVPKVHGAVPRLGEHTEQFVNKSAPCAQATVDSGRDDAGSV